The Apium graveolens cultivar Ventura chromosome 6, ASM990537v1, whole genome shotgun sequence genome contains a region encoding:
- the LOC141663571 gene encoding axial regulator YABBY 1-like has protein sequence MSSSTAFSSPDHHYHLSPPSEKLCYVHCDYCDTILAVSVPCSSLFMTVTVRCGHCTNLLSVNMRALLPSSNQFHQLGHSFFSPQNLMEEIRSSPSNMLLINQVPNPNESLMPVRGVDELLPTPPVPNRPPEKRQRVPSAYNRFIKEEIQRIKAGNPDISHREAFSAAAKNWAHFPHIHFGLLPDQSVKKPNVCQQEGEDALMKDGFLSAANVGISPYI, from the exons ATGTCTTCTTCAACTGCTTTTTCTTCACCGGACCACCACTACCACCTATCTCCTCCCTCCGAGAAGCTTTGTTACGTCCATTGTGACTATTGTGACACTATTCTCGCG GTGAGTGTTCCTTGCTCTAGCTTGTTCATGACTGTGACGGTTCGATGTGGCCACTGCACCAACCTTCTATCTGTGAACATGAGAGCCCTTCTTCCTTCATCTAATCAGTTTCACCAGCTGGGGCACTCTTTCTTCTCTCCTCAAAATCTTATG GAGGAAATTCGAAGCTCGCCGTCTAACATGTTGCTGATTAATCAAGTACCTAACCCCAATGAATCTCTCATGCCGGTTAGAGGAGTTGATGAGCTTCTTCCTACACCCCCTGTACCTAACAGGC CTCCAGAAAAGAGACAAAGAGTGCCATCTGCTTACAACAGGTTTATCAA GGAAGAGATCCAGCGTATTAAAGCTGGGAATCCTGATATTAGTCACAGGGAGGCTTTTAGTGCAGCTGCCAAGAAT TGGGCCCATTTTCCACATATTCATTTCGGACTTTTGCCTGATCAATCCGTGAAGAAACCAAATGTGTGCCAGCAG GAAGGAGAGGATGCACTAATGAAAGATGGATTTCTTTCTGCTGCAAATGTGGGGATTTCTCCTTACATTTAA